The following are encoded together in the Chlorocebus sabaeus isolate Y175 chromosome 12, mChlSab1.0.hap1, whole genome shotgun sequence genome:
- the LOC103219768 gene encoding putative uncharacterized protein FAM120A2P isoform X2 — MARPGPFGMPGMVPPHVPPQMLNIPQTSLQAKPVAPQVPSPGGAPGQGPYPYSLSEPAPLTLDTSGKNLTEQNSYSNIPHEGKHTPLYERSSPINPAQSGSPNHVDSAYFPGSSTSSSSDNDEGSGGATK; from the exons ATGG CCAGACCCGGTCCGTTTGGAATGCCTGGGATGGTGCCGCCGCATGTCCCTCCTCAGATGCTCAACATTCCGCAGACCTCTCTGCAAGCAAAGCCCGTG GCCCCACAGGTGCCCAGCCCAGGGGGCGCCCCGGGCCAGGGTCCATACCCGTACAGCCTCTCTGAGCCAGCACCTCTCACGTTGGACACGAGCGGGAAGAATCTGACGGAGCAGAACAGCTACAGCAACATTCCTCACGAAGGGAAGCACACGCCGCTGTATGAGCGGTCCTCGCCCATCAACCCGGCCCAGAGCGGCAGCCCCAACCACGTGGATTCCGCCTACTTCCCTGGCTCTTCTACATCGTCATCTTCCGACAACGACGAGGGCAGCGGAGGGGCGACAAAGTGA
- the LOC103219768 gene encoding putative uncharacterized protein FAM120A2P isoform X1 — protein MAARPGPFGMPGMVPPHVPPQMLNIPQTSLQAKPVAPQVPSPGGAPGQGPYPYSLSEPAPLTLDTSGKNLTEQNSYSNIPHEGKHTPLYERSSPINPAQSGSPNHVDSAYFPGSSTSSSSDNDEGSGGATK, from the exons ATGG CAGCCAGACCCGGTCCGTTTGGAATGCCTGGGATGGTGCCGCCGCATGTCCCTCCTCAGATGCTCAACATTCCGCAGACCTCTCTGCAAGCAAAGCCCGTG GCCCCACAGGTGCCCAGCCCAGGGGGCGCCCCGGGCCAGGGTCCATACCCGTACAGCCTCTCTGAGCCAGCACCTCTCACGTTGGACACGAGCGGGAAGAATCTGACGGAGCAGAACAGCTACAGCAACATTCCTCACGAAGGGAAGCACACGCCGCTGTATGAGCGGTCCTCGCCCATCAACCCGGCCCAGAGCGGCAGCCCCAACCACGTGGATTCCGCCTACTTCCCTGGCTCTTCTACATCGTCATCTTCCGACAACGACGAGGGCAGCGGAGGGGCGACAAAGTGA